In uncultured Fibrobacter sp., one DNA window encodes the following:
- a CDS encoding PHB depolymerase family esterase produces MRNPKFASIASLALLGLLSSQAFAWSISGTVMNSDGGPIADVKVNTFNFGGYETTSNANGQFSLSSGTEGFFSAQTASMTASLSNGIFSLSNVNAHQLKISVIDALGKVTYQRSYFEMYGSVSIDLSKVAGHGAKFVRVAKDGASQTYMMKGKNALLKEGELLPFLQFSKEGYANATYQMKSEVEENVIIQMHYVPFDGPEDKSSSSVVARSSSSIAAPKSSSSVEAPKSSSSNAGSDEPIVVDCSGKTAKVGDNQKMSVNVDGKNRTFIMHIPSAYKGDKPVPLVIDYHPIGGSGQGEFGSSPYKAKTDPEGVITLYPDGTSKPGGMGNGWNVGPCCSNDDDVKFSYAMIDKLKEIACIDPQRIYATGFSMGGGMSNHVACMMSDVFAAVAPAAMDLNKTNSAQCKMSRPISVINFRGTNDPVCRYQGGDSGFNDGLNFLGAEGTFNFWKEKNGCTGAATTNSNGCQEYSNCRDGVKVVLCTKQGGGHDYGDANIGWPFLKQFTLPASFVK; encoded by the coding sequence ATGCGTAACCCCAAATTCGCAAGTATCGCTAGCCTGGCACTGCTCGGTCTTTTGAGCAGCCAGGCTTTTGCCTGGAGCATCAGTGGCACTGTCATGAATTCTGACGGCGGCCCGATCGCCGACGTGAAGGTCAACACCTTCAATTTCGGTGGATATGAAACCACCTCGAACGCTAACGGCCAATTCAGCCTCAGCAGCGGAACCGAAGGCTTTTTCAGCGCACAGACGGCAAGCATGACCGCTTCGCTGAGCAACGGAATTTTCTCTCTCTCTAACGTAAACGCTCACCAGCTGAAGATTTCCGTGATCGACGCCTTGGGCAAGGTGACTTACCAGCGTTCCTACTTCGAAATGTACGGATCCGTGAGCATTGACCTTTCGAAGGTTGCCGGACACGGCGCCAAGTTTGTCCGCGTGGCTAAGGATGGAGCCTCGCAGACTTACATGATGAAGGGCAAAAACGCTCTCCTCAAGGAAGGCGAACTGTTGCCGTTCCTGCAGTTCAGCAAGGAAGGCTACGCCAACGCCACCTACCAGATGAAGAGCGAAGTCGAAGAAAACGTTATCATTCAGATGCATTACGTTCCGTTCGACGGTCCTGAAGACAAGTCCAGCTCTAGCGTAGTTGCAAGATCCAGCTCCTCTATCGCAGCTCCGAAGTCATCTAGTTCGGTGGAAGCTCCGAAGTCTTCCAGCAGCAACGCTGGCAGCGATGAACCTATCGTAGTCGATTGCTCCGGCAAGACTGCAAAGGTCGGAGATAACCAAAAAATGTCCGTGAACGTCGACGGCAAGAACCGTACATTCATTATGCATATCCCGAGCGCCTACAAGGGCGACAAGCCGGTACCGCTGGTTATTGACTACCACCCGATTGGCGGTAGTGGCCAGGGCGAATTTGGCAGCTCTCCGTACAAGGCCAAGACTGACCCGGAAGGCGTCATCACGCTTTACCCGGACGGCACCAGCAAACCGGGTGGAATGGGTAACGGCTGGAACGTGGGTCCGTGCTGCTCCAACGATGACGACGTCAAGTTCTCTTACGCTATGATCGATAAGCTCAAAGAAATCGCCTGTATCGACCCGCAGCGCATCTACGCTACCGGTTTCTCGATGGGTGGCGGTATGAGTAACCACGTGGCTTGCATGATGTCTGATGTCTTCGCCGCAGTTGCTCCGGCCGCTATGGACTTGAACAAGACCAACAGCGCCCAGTGCAAGATGTCTCGTCCGATTTCTGTCATCAACTTCCGCGGCACGAACGACCCTGTCTGCAGATATCAGGGCGGCGATAGCGGCTTCAACGATGGTCTGAACTTCCTCGGCGCCGAAGGCACCTTCAATTTCTGGAAAGAAAAGAACGGTTGTACCGGTGCTGCAACAACGAATTCCAACGGCTGTCAGGAATACTCCAACTGCCGTGACGGCGTGAAGGTGGTCCTCTGCACCAAGCAGGGCGGTGGACATGACTACGGTGACGCTAACATTGGCTGGCCGTTCCTGAAGCAATTCACGCTCCCGGCAAGCTTCGTGAAGTAA
- a CDS encoding endo-1,4-beta-xylanase, translated as MKKTILSTIALAASFATMAQAAPLAEGGAKFLGNITTRGQVQSDFGTYWNQITAENECKWASIEGTRGRYNWSGCDACYNWAKKNNGHFKFHALVWGSQYPNWLNGLSTDETKKAITAWFDAVAEHYPDLEMIDVVNEAIKSGGGYHSGYGKNNNIIPALGGDNGNYEFVATAFKMARERWPKAVLIYNDYNTFRWQINEGIDLVNKLVKQGAPVDAYGQQAHDLTDMNANDFKSALNKIQTSVKNAKGEPMPLYITEYDIGTDNDSQQKQRYSEQIPAFWESKQVAGITLWGYVYGATWTTNGNSGIIKNGSDRPAMTWLKDYFKNHLADGKNETGLNNAEPYTPPEPVPRKAFKDLAIPGKIEAEDFDVTGVGETDGVSNVSYNDGDSENHGDSDYRKTDAPDVDIYKKATGNIVGYNTNGDWYEYTVNIDEAGEYTAIASVAANGSAAFTLSVDGESVGELSVSGTSFDDYTTAKANVTLPAGKHILRLDVTTQYFDIDYIEFLKGANADPQFVQPSIQLDNNTLQDYYVFDMQGVRMGVLSAYGFDAAKEILQNSGAVKTSGVYYLRSRTTGQMQSVKITK; from the coding sequence ATGAAGAAGACTATTCTCTCTACGATTGCCTTGGCTGCATCGTTTGCAACCATGGCTCAGGCGGCTCCGCTTGCAGAAGGTGGCGCCAAATTCCTGGGTAACATTACTACCCGCGGCCAAGTTCAAAGCGATTTTGGTACCTACTGGAACCAGATTACCGCCGAAAACGAATGTAAGTGGGCCTCTATCGAAGGAACCCGCGGCCGTTACAATTGGTCCGGTTGCGATGCCTGTTACAACTGGGCAAAAAAGAATAACGGACATTTCAAGTTCCACGCCTTGGTTTGGGGCTCTCAGTACCCCAACTGGCTCAATGGCCTTAGCACCGACGAAACCAAGAAGGCGATTACCGCTTGGTTTGATGCGGTGGCCGAACATTACCCCGACCTCGAAATGATCGACGTGGTGAACGAAGCCATTAAATCGGGCGGCGGCTACCATTCCGGCTACGGCAAGAACAACAACATTATCCCGGCTCTCGGTGGCGATAACGGCAACTACGAATTCGTGGCCACGGCATTCAAGATGGCGCGCGAACGTTGGCCGAAGGCTGTCCTCATTTATAACGACTATAACACGTTCCGCTGGCAGATCAACGAAGGTATCGACCTCGTGAACAAGCTCGTGAAGCAGGGGGCCCCGGTCGATGCATACGGCCAGCAGGCGCATGACCTGACCGACATGAACGCAAATGACTTCAAGAGCGCCTTGAACAAAATTCAGACGAGTGTCAAGAATGCGAAGGGCGAACCGATGCCCTTGTACATTACCGAATACGATATCGGTACCGACAACGACAGTCAGCAAAAGCAGCGCTATTCCGAACAGATTCCGGCCTTCTGGGAATCCAAGCAGGTCGCAGGCATTACCCTTTGGGGCTATGTCTATGGCGCTACTTGGACCACGAACGGAAACTCCGGCATTATCAAGAATGGTTCTGACCGTCCGGCCATGACCTGGCTCAAGGACTACTTCAAGAACCACCTTGCCGACGGCAAGAATGAAACGGGCCTTAACAATGCAGAACCTTACACCCCGCCTGAACCGGTACCGCGCAAGGCGTTCAAGGATCTTGCTATTCCGGGCAAGATTGAAGCCGAAGACTTCGATGTTACCGGTGTCGGCGAAACCGACGGCGTAAGCAATGTGTCTTACAACGATGGCGATTCCGAAAACCACGGCGATTCCGACTACCGTAAGACCGACGCACCTGATGTCGACATCTACAAGAAGGCAACGGGCAACATTGTGGGCTACAATACCAATGGCGACTGGTACGAATATACAGTCAATATTGACGAAGCGGGCGAATATACCGCAATCGCTTCTGTCGCTGCCAATGGTTCTGCCGCCTTCACCCTCTCTGTCGACGGCGAGTCCGTGGGTGAACTCTCGGTTTCCGGCACAAGCTTTGACGACTATACCACTGCAAAGGCTAATGTGACCCTTCCGGCCGGCAAGCATATTCTCCGCCTGGATGTGACCACGCAGTATTTCGATATCGACTACATTGAATTCCTGAAGGGCGCCAATGCCGATCCGCAGTTTGTGCAGCCGAGCATCCAGCTCGACAACAATACCTTGCAGGACTACTATGTGTTCGACATGCAGGGCGTGCGCATGGGCGTGCTTTCGGCCTATGGTTTCGATGCCGCCAAGGAAATTCTCCAGAATTCCGGCGCCGTCAAGACTTCTGGCGTGTACTACTTGCGTAGCCGTACCACCGGCCAAATGCAGTCCGTGAAAATAACGAAATAA
- a CDS encoding glycoside hydrolase family 2 TIM barrel-domain containing protein codes for MKNFLVSSAVTCAALCAALASTANAQPNDEWNGKPRVFAVNALTPHVTSMPYSTVEEAVKGDRHASEWYQTLSGKWKFFHVEKPAQRNNDFYKDNYDVSGWNEIPVPSSWQLFGYDHPIYTNVVYPWAQTHNVSAPAAPTNFNPVGHYRRNFTIPEKWSGKRIRLHFEGVESAYYVWVNGNYVGYAEDTFTDHEFDINKYLRKGENNVSVQVFRWCDGSWLEDQDFIRLAGIFRDVYLYAVPEVHIQDFQIDATLTNNYTDGLLKTTAWIYNSTGSASSEFTVELSLYNDKGTEVISPSAQKVSGIGSKGEKSVHFELPITKPDRWSAETPNLYTAVLAIKDASGKVIQVESNKIGFRKIEIKKDNGAPRLYVNGMPVKFHGVDRHELDPDNGRAVTYDRMEKDVILMKRFNINALRMSHYPNNPYMYDLCDKYGIYVIDEANVESHGANNSLPKNSDDWRAPAVDRMNSMVQRDKNHPCIILWSLGNEAGNGNVFASERERAHQIDSTRFVHYEGDWNNADVNSWMYYGPDAVRNYKDANKPIMLCEYEHAMGNSVGDLQEYMDAFYGNPRSFGGFIWDFIDQGLRHKGTPYFEFGGMWGDWQNDDNFCANGLVFPDRSIQPEMWEVKYQYAQVRVKNVDAAKGKIQIESRYLYKNLGDFLDGYWSIKENGKVIKEGKLSGSQMNVGPNEKKEITIDMPKIETTVGAEYFLDLDFRLKNDELWAKAGYSIAHEQFGIDLGQLWSTEIDISTLPTYKVNKANGLEIEGKDFKIRFDEKNGTLASYVLGNDTIIKNGGIPNFWRAPIDNDKGFNMERGHGEWRKASLKRNVTSEVKEVSQQETQVTFNFTFPDVGSTKMKMTYYVYGSGDIVVSYTLNPDGSKSYLPNVGTIFTVPGGYEKVRWFGRGPDENYMGRNRGSFMGLYSTLADSMTIKYMEIGETGQRTDVKWATLTNNDGKGLMIVGNPRMEFSAQHYTPEQLSNVKLPWELKRDKDITLRVDLHQMGVGGINSWGAQPLDAYLLKANREYSHTFRLAPIRQKLNDPTEYSLLGFRNFGWNKEIAPAKYGEPEIKQIYENQPDKDITEDANEETEGRTPILPSGVKMANNAVRDYSVFDMQGRIVAKFSTVGIEDLQAKTTAAVKRSGTYLVKSKTGTAYRINVR; via the coding sequence ATGAAAAACTTCTTGGTTTCGTCTGCTGTAACGTGTGCAGCCCTTTGCGCAGCGTTGGCATCCACTGCAAATGCTCAACCCAACGATGAATGGAACGGCAAACCGCGTGTGTTTGCGGTGAATGCGCTTACGCCGCACGTCACGTCTATGCCGTACTCTACGGTCGAAGAGGCCGTGAAGGGTGACCGCCACGCTTCTGAGTGGTACCAGACACTTTCGGGTAAGTGGAAATTTTTCCATGTTGAAAAGCCCGCCCAGCGCAATAACGATTTCTACAAAGACAACTACGATGTGTCCGGCTGGAACGAAATTCCGGTGCCGTCGTCTTGGCAGCTGTTTGGCTACGACCACCCGATTTACACCAACGTGGTTTACCCGTGGGCGCAGACCCATAACGTGTCTGCACCTGCAGCCCCTACCAACTTTAACCCGGTGGGCCATTACCGCCGTAACTTCACCATTCCCGAAAAGTGGAGCGGCAAACGCATTCGCCTGCACTTTGAAGGTGTTGAATCCGCCTACTACGTTTGGGTGAACGGCAACTACGTAGGCTACGCCGAAGACACCTTTACGGACCATGAATTCGATATCAACAAGTACTTGCGCAAAGGCGAAAACAACGTCTCTGTTCAGGTGTTCCGCTGGTGCGATGGTTCTTGGCTCGAAGACCAGGACTTCATTCGTCTCGCCGGTATTTTCCGCGATGTGTACCTGTATGCAGTCCCTGAAGTGCATATTCAGGATTTCCAGATCGATGCGACGCTCACGAACAACTATACCGATGGCTTGCTGAAGACGACAGCCTGGATTTACAATTCTACGGGCTCGGCTTCCAGCGAATTCACTGTGGAACTTTCTCTGTACAACGACAAGGGTACCGAAGTGATTTCCCCGTCGGCACAGAAGGTTTCTGGCATTGGTTCGAAGGGCGAAAAGAGCGTACACTTTGAATTGCCGATTACAAAACCGGATCGCTGGTCTGCCGAAACGCCGAACCTTTATACGGCGGTGCTTGCCATTAAAGATGCTAGCGGCAAGGTGATTCAGGTCGAAAGCAACAAGATCGGTTTCCGCAAGATCGAAATCAAGAAGGATAACGGTGCTCCGCGCCTGTACGTGAACGGTATGCCGGTGAAATTCCATGGTGTTGACCGCCATGAACTCGACCCGGATAACGGCCGCGCGGTTACATACGATCGCATGGAAAAAGACGTGATTCTCATGAAGCGCTTTAACATTAACGCGCTGCGTATGTCGCACTATCCGAATAACCCCTACATGTACGATCTTTGCGACAAGTACGGCATTTACGTGATTGACGAAGCAAACGTCGAAAGCCATGGTGCAAACAACAGCTTGCCCAAGAATAGCGACGACTGGCGTGCCCCCGCTGTGGACCGTATGAATTCCATGGTGCAGCGAGACAAGAACCACCCCTGCATTATCTTGTGGTCTTTGGGTAACGAAGCCGGTAATGGTAACGTGTTCGCCTCGGAACGCGAACGCGCCCACCAGATTGACTCCACCCGCTTTGTGCATTACGAAGGCGACTGGAATAACGCCGATGTGAACAGCTGGATGTACTATGGCCCCGACGCCGTGCGTAACTATAAGGACGCCAACAAGCCGATTATGCTTTGCGAATACGAACACGCCATGGGTAACTCCGTTGGCGACCTGCAAGAATATATGGATGCCTTCTACGGCAACCCGCGCAGCTTCGGTGGCTTTATTTGGGACTTCATTGACCAGGGCCTGCGCCATAAGGGTACGCCGTACTTTGAATTCGGCGGCATGTGGGGCGACTGGCAGAACGACGACAACTTCTGCGCGAACGGCCTCGTGTTCCCCGACAGATCGATTCAGCCCGAAATGTGGGAAGTCAAGTATCAGTACGCTCAGGTCCGCGTCAAGAACGTTGACGCCGCTAAGGGCAAGATTCAGATCGAAAGCCGCTACCTCTACAAGAACCTGGGAGATTTCCTCGATGGCTACTGGTCTATCAAGGAAAACGGCAAGGTCATCAAGGAGGGCAAACTGAGCGGTTCGCAGATGAACGTTGGCCCGAACGAAAAGAAGGAAATCACGATTGACATGCCGAAAATCGAAACCACAGTTGGTGCCGAGTACTTCTTGGATCTCGATTTCCGCCTCAAGAACGATGAACTCTGGGCTAAGGCCGGCTATAGCATTGCCCACGAACAGTTCGGCATTGATTTGGGCCAGCTTTGGTCTACTGAAATCGATATCAGCACCTTGCCGACTTACAAGGTGAACAAGGCGAACGGCCTTGAAATCGAGGGCAAAGATTTCAAGATCCGCTTCGACGAAAAGAACGGCACGCTTGCAAGCTATGTTCTCGGTAACGATACCATTATCAAGAACGGCGGTATTCCGAACTTCTGGCGTGCCCCGATTGACAACGACAAGGGCTTCAATATGGAAAGGGGTCATGGCGAATGGCGTAAGGCAAGCCTGAAGCGCAACGTGACCTCCGAAGTCAAGGAAGTTTCTCAGCAAGAAACCCAGGTGACCTTCAACTTCACGTTCCCCGACGTGGGCAGCACCAAGATGAAGATGACTTACTACGTGTACGGTAGCGGCGATATCGTGGTCAGCTACACGCTTAACCCCGATGGTTCCAAGAGCTACTTGCCGAACGTGGGTACAATCTTTACCGTGCCGGGCGGCTACGAAAAGGTCCGCTGGTTTGGTCGCGGCCCCGATGAAAACTACATGGGCCGTAACCGCGGAAGCTTCATGGGTCTCTATTCTACGCTCGCCGATTCTATGACAATCAAGTACATGGAAATTGGCGAAACCGGCCAGCGCACCGACGTCAAGTGGGCAACGCTCACCAACAACGACGGCAAGGGCTTAATGATTGTGGGTAACCCGCGCATGGAATTCAGCGCCCAGCATTACACTCCGGAACAGCTTTCCAACGTAAAGCTCCCGTGGGAACTCAAGCGCGACAAGGATATTACGCTCCGCGTAGACTTGCACCAGATGGGCGTTGGCGGTATCAATTCCTGGGGTGCCCAGCCGCTCGATGCGTACCTGCTCAAGGCGAACCGCGAATACTCCCATACCTTCCGCCTGGCTCCGATCCGCCAAAAGTTGAACGACCCGACCGAATACTCGCTGCTCGGATTCCGCAACTTCGGCTGGAACAAGGAAATCGCCCCGGCTAAGTACGGCGAACCTGAAATCAAGCAGATTTACGAAAACCAGCCGGACAAGGATATTACCGAAGATGCCAATGAGGAAACCGAAGGTCGGACCCCGATTCTGCCGAGTGGCGTAAAAATGGCAAATAATGCCGTTCGCGACTATAGCGTGTTTGACATGCAGGGCAGAATTGTTGCTAAATTTAGCACAGTTGGTATCGAAGATTTGCAGGCCAAGACAACGGCCGCGGTCAAGCGCTCGGGTACTTACTTGGTCAAGTCCAAGACCGGTACGGCTTACCGCATTAACGTGCGCTAA
- a CDS encoding cellulase family glycosylhydrolase encodes MRFHKLAPLFFLPASVFAAVNLNVSLGDSIKPVTHVATGSLYGLTETLPTDIQKDVAPLKPNVFLSPARSGNGRQQGIGGAFLVAPRVESIGAKIQIRLADVLPGWPYKFQNMDHWKNEVKSVINDKLKSNNKNFDGYEIWNEPNDTWKSSIDFNSGLWKQTYDLIRQMDPGAKIIGPSYSFYHASKMEEFVKYCSQNNCMPDVVSWHQWGSGGFVGSVETYRNLEKKYNVKPRPLSINEYSSTEHSEEGCPGLSVPFIAKFERHGVESAMISWWFVPLPGRLGSLLTSNNERGGGWWLYKWYGDMSGYMAKVVPPNDKSDGVDGFAALDKKKGFASIVLGGNTKGDINVNISGIPSAFGNKVNVTVEYVVWENKDKAVPSTNLVSDKEYDVSDGKITVPVNITNTKYGYRVYITPIIPQAPYKDVAAAIPGKIEVENYDVGGSGKAYSDKDDDNKGGEYRDDAVDIVKAGNGYAIGYTQEGEWLEYTVKVAKSGEYNLNASYATSSENVGFKLYVDGNAVTDNIIVPQGADWETYSTYEAGKVNLTEGEHVLKLEIVGNYVNLDWLEFVDPSQSTTRLATAPALQRVNASFDVFSATGKYLGRVDRGATSAESLAAALKQAGYANGVYIIRTSGKTHRLRVQ; translated from the coding sequence ATGAGGTTTCACAAGTTAGCTCCTCTGTTTTTCTTGCCGGCGAGCGTTTTTGCCGCGGTAAATTTGAATGTAAGCTTGGGCGATAGTATCAAGCCGGTGACTCATGTGGCGACGGGTTCGCTTTATGGTCTTACCGAGACGCTTCCGACCGATATCCAAAAGGATGTCGCCCCGCTCAAGCCGAACGTATTCCTTTCTCCGGCGCGCAGCGGTAACGGTCGCCAGCAGGGCATTGGTGGTGCCTTCTTGGTAGCTCCCCGTGTCGAAAGCATCGGTGCCAAGATCCAGATTCGCTTGGCCGACGTTTTGCCCGGTTGGCCCTACAAGTTCCAGAACATGGATCACTGGAAAAACGAAGTCAAGTCGGTCATCAACGACAAACTCAAATCGAACAACAAGAACTTTGACGGTTACGAAATCTGGAACGAACCGAACGACACCTGGAAATCGAGCATCGACTTCAATTCGGGTCTCTGGAAACAGACTTACGATTTAATCCGCCAGATGGATCCGGGTGCAAAGATTATCGGGCCTTCTTATTCTTTCTATCACGCTTCCAAGATGGAAGAATTCGTGAAGTACTGCTCGCAGAACAACTGCATGCCCGACGTGGTCAGTTGGCACCAGTGGGGTAGCGGCGGCTTTGTGGGCTCTGTCGAAACCTACCGCAATCTTGAAAAGAAGTACAACGTCAAGCCGCGCCCGCTCAGCATTAACGAATATTCTTCGACAGAACATAGCGAAGAAGGTTGCCCGGGCCTGTCTGTTCCCTTTATCGCCAAGTTCGAACGCCACGGTGTCGAAAGCGCCATGATTTCTTGGTGGTTCGTACCGCTTCCGGGTCGCTTGGGAAGCCTTCTCACCTCGAACAATGAACGCGGTGGCGGCTGGTGGCTCTATAAGTGGTATGGCGACATGAGCGGCTACATGGCAAAGGTTGTACCCCCCAACGACAAGAGCGATGGTGTTGATGGTTTTGCCGCCCTCGACAAGAAGAAAGGCTTTGCAAGCATCGTGCTCGGCGGAAACACCAAGGGCGATATCAATGTGAACATTTCGGGCATTCCTTCTGCATTCGGCAACAAGGTGAATGTGACCGTGGAATACGTGGTTTGGGAAAACAAGGACAAGGCCGTACCCTCGACGAATCTGGTGTCCGACAAGGAATACGACGTGAGCGACGGCAAGATTACGGTGCCGGTGAATATCACGAATACCAAGTACGGCTACCGCGTGTACATTACACCGATCATTCCTCAGGCGCCTTATAAGGATGTCGCCGCTGCAATCCCGGGCAAGATCGAAGTCGAAAATTACGACGTCGGCGGTTCGGGCAAGGCCTACTCTGACAAGGACGACGACAACAAGGGCGGTGAGTACCGCGACGACGCCGTCGATATCGTTAAAGCAGGCAATGGCTACGCCATCGGTTACACGCAAGAAGGCGAATGGCTCGAATACACCGTGAAGGTCGCCAAGTCGGGCGAATACAATCTTAACGCAAGCTACGCCACATCGTCTGAAAATGTAGGCTTCAAACTCTATGTCGACGGTAATGCGGTTACAGATAACATCATCGTGCCGCAAGGTGCCGACTGGGAAACCTATTCGACATACGAAGCAGGCAAGGTAAATCTTACTGAAGGCGAACACGTGCTCAAGCTCGAAATTGTGGGTAACTACGTGAACCTCGACTGGCTCGAATTCGTGGACCCGTCGCAAAGCACAACGCGCCTTGCGACCGCTCCCGCCCTCCAGCGCGTAAACGCAAGCTTTGACGTCTTTAGCGCGACAGGCAAGTACCTCGGCCGCGTCGACCGTGGTGCCACCTCCGCAGAATCGCTCGCCGCCGCCCTAAAGCAGGCCGGTTACGCAAACGGCGTCTACATCATCCGCACCTCCGGCAAGACCCACCGTCTCCGCGTACAATAA